TCCAGGACGGGTGAAGGCGTAAATCTCGCGTCCCTGGAAGCGCGCGACCTGGGCCACGATGTGAGCGGCGGCGCCGAAACCGTAGATCCCCAGCCGCTTGCCGTCGCCCGCCTTGACCAGGCTTCGATAGCCGATCAGGCCGGCGCAGAGCAGGGGCGCCGCCTCCGCGTCGGCGCAGCCCGGCGGGATCGCGAAACAGAACCGCTGGTCGGCCACTGCGTATTCGGCGTAGCCTCCGTCGAGCGTGTAGCCGGTGAAGCGGGCCTCGTTGCAGAGGTTTTCACGGCCGGAGGCGCAATAATCACAGTCGCCGCAGGTCCACCCTAGCCACGGAACGCCGACGCGGTCGCCGGGCCGGAAGCGGCCGGCTTTGGCGGCGGATTCTTCCACTACGCCGACGATCTCGTGTCCGGGAATCAACGGCAGTTTCGGCCGGGGGAGCTCGCCGTCGACCACGTGCAGATCCGTGCGACAGACCGCGCAGGCGCGAACCCGGATCAGCAGCTGGCCGTCTTGCGGGCGAGGGATCGGCAACCGGGCCAGGCGAAGCGGGCTGCCGGGTCGATCGAGCAACATCGCGCGCATCACGGAACCGCAGCCACCGAGCGCGCGCCTGACCCGCGGACCGAAGTGGTCGCAAG
This sequence is a window from Candidatus Zixiibacteriota bacterium. Protein-coding genes within it:
- a CDS encoding zinc-dependent alcohol dehydrogenase family protein, producing the protein MRAMLLDRPGSPLRLARLPIPRPQDGQLLIRVRACAVCRTDLHVVDGELPRPKLPLIPGHEIVGVVEESAAKAGRFRPGDRVGVPWLGWTCGDCDYCASGRENLCNEARFTGYTLDGGYAEYAVADQRFCFAIPPGCADAEAAPLLCAGLIGYRSLVKAGDGKRLGIYGFGAAAHIVAQVARFQGREIYAFTRPGDSEAQRFALELGAVWAGGSNELPPVELDAAIIFAPVGDLVPQALRAVAKGGKVVCGGIHMSDIPSFPYAILWEERSVCSVANLTRRDGEEFFTLAPKIPVRTETELFPLEKANEALDRLRSGRLRGAAVLVT